A genomic window from Paenibacillus sp. FSL K6-0276 includes:
- a CDS encoding lipase family protein has protein sequence MHVGTRNEQEQRAIFLAAVCGQTYAQFTNTDGSFVVPLDYQIVDTIEARSFSDVWERFGFILESPQEIIIAFRGTSSTTDWMSNIMASQERFKYIKEESLTHRGFTAIYSSARDGIISTISKLSPDKTLYITGHSLGGALATLCSIDIAANTSHTSPNLFTYGSPRVGDPDFINAFKRYVRKSYRYANLFDVVTYAPPHVFKLPKREKKYYYSHVHTFLSLSFQNGSASGNHMISNYFTELSKLQPQYSEQLCLTNPGFCPVVSNPIISASIPPTAPHVETTY, from the coding sequence ATGCACGTGGGTACCAGAAATGAGCAAGAGCAAAGGGCTATCTTTCTAGCTGCAGTCTGCGGACAGACCTATGCGCAGTTTACAAATACAGACGGCTCGTTCGTCGTTCCTTTAGATTATCAAATCGTGGATACGATTGAAGCGAGGTCCTTCAGTGATGTATGGGAACGTTTCGGATTTATTCTGGAATCTCCACAAGAGATTATTATTGCCTTCCGGGGAACTAGCTCGACGACCGATTGGATGTCCAATATTATGGCCTCACAAGAGAGATTCAAATATATTAAAGAAGAAAGCCTTACCCATCGCGGCTTCACTGCTATCTATTCCTCAGCTCGTGATGGGATTATCTCTACAATCTCTAAGCTATCTCCTGATAAGACCTTATACATTACGGGTCACAGCCTCGGTGGAGCACTCGCTACTTTATGTTCTATTGATATTGCGGCCAACACCTCTCACACCTCACCTAACCTGTTCACTTATGGTTCCCCACGTGTAGGCGATCCGGACTTCATTAATGCTTTTAAACGATATGTCCGGAAGAGTTACCGTTATGCCAATCTCTTTGACGTTGTTACCTACGCGCCTCCACATGTTTTTAAGCTACCTAAACGGGAAAAGAAGTACTATTACAGTCATGTCCACACCTTTCTATCACTGTCTTTCCAGAATGGATCTGCAAGTGGTAATCATATGATCAGCAATTATTTCACAGAGCTCTCCAAGCTTCAACCGCAGTACTCCGAGCAGCTATGTTTAACAAATCCTGGATTCTGTCCAGTTGTAAGTAACCCCATCATAAGCGCATCAATTCCACCAACTGCACCTCATGTGGAGACAACTTACTAA
- a CDS encoding L-serine ammonia-lyase, iron-sulfur-dependent, subunit alpha encodes MSNLLEILHKEIVPAEGCTEPIAVAYAVSLAAELLEEEITGIQLHLSGNIIKNAMGVGIPGTGQTGLPIAAALGAVVGRSHKELEILSGLTQDELKMANDLLDRKLLKVEIKDTPEKLYIEAHVKTENHTATAILAKEHTYIEYLALDGKKVTPKKSKADCGKPGLSDTEAYEGSVDRIFEFISTAPFSDLSFLLEGARMNKAISDEGLRGDYGLQVGKKMNQQSAVNLFGNDVANRIIAATAAASDARMDGSAMPVMTTAGSGNQGIACTLPVISLAELLGKDEETLARALALSNLVTVHIKHYIGRLSPLCGSGIAGGVGANSGIIYLMGGSLEQIKHGIQNTIASLSGMICDGANSTCALKISTSTNTAIQAATLAMNNIAPTTKDGVIFEEVEDTIRNMERLVQEGLADTDKTILNIMLSKGGAK; translated from the coding sequence ATGAGCAACTTATTGGAAATTTTACACAAGGAAATCGTACCGGCAGAAGGCTGCACGGAGCCGATTGCAGTTGCGTATGCCGTCTCCTTGGCGGCAGAGCTTCTCGAGGAAGAGATTACGGGGATTCAGCTGCATCTCAGCGGTAATATTATCAAGAATGCAATGGGAGTAGGTATTCCCGGGACAGGCCAGACAGGCCTACCAATCGCAGCAGCGCTTGGAGCGGTGGTCGGACGCTCTCACAAGGAACTAGAAATTCTGTCAGGCTTGACTCAGGATGAGCTGAAGATGGCTAATGACCTGCTTGATCGAAAACTGCTAAAAGTGGAGATAAAGGACACTCCTGAGAAGTTATATATTGAAGCCCATGTGAAGACAGAAAACCATACGGCGACTGCCATCCTTGCTAAGGAGCACACTTATATAGAATATCTGGCTTTGGACGGGAAGAAAGTGACACCCAAGAAGTCTAAAGCCGACTGTGGGAAGCCTGGTCTTTCCGATACTGAAGCCTATGAAGGCTCTGTTGACCGGATTTTCGAGTTTATAAGTACGGCTCCTTTTTCAGACCTTAGCTTCCTATTGGAAGGCGCTCGGATGAATAAAGCGATCTCCGATGAGGGACTTCGTGGTGATTATGGCTTGCAAGTAGGTAAGAAGATGAACCAGCAATCTGCTGTGAATCTGTTCGGTAATGATGTAGCGAACAGAATTATCGCAGCCACGGCTGCGGCTTCAGATGCTCGAATGGATGGCAGCGCAATGCCTGTGATGACAACAGCGGGTAGCGGCAATCAGGGCATCGCCTGTACACTGCCCGTTATATCTCTGGCGGAATTGCTCGGTAAGGATGAAGAGACGCTGGCTCGGGCGCTTGCACTGAGCAATCTGGTCACTGTGCATATCAAGCATTATATCGGGCGGTTGTCGCCTTTATGTGGTTCAGGGATTGCAGGTGGAGTAGGAGCGAATAGTGGGATCATTTATCTCATGGGCGGCAGTCTTGAGCAGATCAAGCATGGGATACAGAATACGATAGCTTCTTTGTCAGGCATGATCTGCGACGGTGCGAATTCAACCTGCGCGTTGAAGATTTCCACCTCTACCAATACGGCGATTCAGGCAGCTACACTGGCTATGAACAATATTGCTCCTACCACCAAAGATGGAGTTATTTTCGAAGAGGTGGAAGACACTATCCGCAACATGGAGCGACTGGTTCAGGAAGGTCTGGCGGATACTGACAAGACTATTCTGAATATCATGCTCTCCAAAGGTGGAGCGAAGTAG
- a CDS encoding YdiU family protein — MTEKIGLGWNFENSYAHLPESMFTRIKPTPVRKPELIILNEPLATTLGLNSTALHSKDGVQILAGNEVPEGTVSLAQAYAGHQFGHFTMLGDGRAVLIGEQITPQGERVDIQLKGAGRTPYSRGGDGRAALGPMLREYIISEAMHGLGIPTTRSLAVVTTGDSIIRETEQPGAILTRVAASHLRVGTFQYVAAWGTVEDLRTLADYTLQRHYPEADSEENRYLFLLREVIGRQAELIAKWQLVGFIHGVMNTDNMALSGETIDYGPCAFMDVYDPETVFSSIDQQGRYAYGNQPGIAAWNLTRFAETLLPLLDEDQEQAIKLAEEEIAGFKERSYHHWLTGMRAKLGIFNEEVEDVALIEDLLELMRKYRADYTNTFHALTLEKMEDTSLFGTPEFTQWNKLWQARLNRQQQSKDASQELMRSSNPAIIPRNHRVEEALEAAVQREEYGVMERLLKALSNPYAYSPEQDEYSAPSEESTHPYRTFCGT; from the coding sequence ATGACGGAGAAGATAGGTTTAGGATGGAACTTTGAGAACAGTTATGCTCATCTGCCGGAATCAATGTTTACACGAATCAAGCCAACTCCTGTGCGTAAGCCGGAATTGATTATTCTTAATGAACCATTGGCTACTACTCTAGGGTTGAATAGTACAGCATTACATAGTAAGGATGGTGTTCAGATTCTTGCGGGTAATGAAGTTCCTGAAGGTACTGTGTCGCTTGCTCAAGCTTATGCTGGACATCAATTCGGACATTTTACGATGTTAGGGGACGGCCGAGCCGTGCTGATTGGTGAACAGATCACTCCCCAAGGTGAGCGCGTAGACATTCAGCTTAAGGGCGCGGGAAGAACACCATATTCTCGTGGGGGTGATGGTCGAGCGGCACTTGGACCGATGCTGCGCGAATATATCATCAGTGAAGCCATGCATGGACTTGGTATTCCTACCACTCGCAGCTTGGCGGTGGTAACAACGGGTGATTCGATTATTAGGGAGACTGAGCAACCGGGTGCCATTTTGACGCGTGTGGCTGCCAGTCATCTACGGGTTGGAACCTTTCAATATGTTGCAGCATGGGGTACTGTGGAGGATCTCCGTACTCTGGCTGATTACACACTACAAAGACATTATCCGGAAGCTGATTCTGAGGAGAACCGTTATCTTTTCCTACTTCGGGAAGTGATTGGGCGTCAGGCCGAACTGATTGCCAAATGGCAGCTGGTAGGGTTTATTCACGGTGTGATGAACACCGACAACATGGCGCTTAGCGGGGAAACGATTGATTATGGACCTTGCGCCTTCATGGATGTCTATGATCCTGAGACGGTATTCAGCTCCATTGACCAGCAGGGTCGTTATGCATATGGTAATCAGCCGGGTATTGCCGCTTGGAATCTCACGAGATTCGCGGAGACTCTCCTGCCACTGCTGGATGAGGATCAGGAACAGGCGATCAAGCTTGCTGAAGAGGAGATTGCAGGTTTTAAAGAGCGGTCTTACCATCATTGGCTCACTGGAATGAGAGCGAAGCTCGGAATCTTCAACGAAGAGGTAGAGGATGTAGCGCTTATTGAAGACCTGCTAGAATTGATGCGAAAATATCGGGCGGATTATACCAATACTTTCCATGCCTTAACCTTAGAGAAAATGGAAGATACTTCTCTGTTTGGCACACCTGAATTTACTCAATGGAATAAGCTGTGGCAGGCTAGACTTAACAGACAGCAGCAATCTAAAGATGCTTCGCAAGAGCTAATGCGCAGCAGCAATCCTGCGATTATTCCACGGAATCATCGTGTAGAAGAAGCACTTGAGGCGGCGGTACAACGGGAAGAATATGGTGTGATGGAGCGGTTGCTTAAAGCTCTTTCTAACCCATACGCTTATTCCCCTGAACAAGATGAATACTCGGCACCTTCTGAGGAATCCACACATCCATATCGTACGTTCTGCGGTACCTGA
- a CDS encoding DNA alkylation repair protein, whose protein sequence is MNLEMVMQELEALGKERTKKIYMSNGAKEPLYGVATGAMKPIFKKTKINQPLAEQLYTTGNYDAMYFAGIIADPNAMTEADYDRWMDAAYFYMLSDFVVAVTLAEADIAQEVADKWIASGEELRMSAGWSCYCWLLGSRPDVEFSESKLASMLEMLENTIHDSPERTQYSMNNFLYTVAVSYSPLHDKASETARTVGPVEVNKDKAKSKFIHAYENILKAVDKGRVGFKRKHVRC, encoded by the coding sequence ATGAATCTAGAAATGGTCATGCAGGAGCTTGAAGCGCTCGGCAAGGAACGAACCAAGAAAATATATATGTCCAATGGAGCAAAGGAACCGCTTTATGGTGTGGCTACCGGAGCTATGAAGCCAATCTTCAAGAAAACCAAAATAAATCAGCCTCTAGCTGAGCAGCTTTACACGACAGGGAACTACGACGCGATGTATTTTGCCGGAATTATTGCTGATCCCAATGCAATGACGGAAGCGGATTATGATCGATGGATGGATGCGGCTTATTTTTATATGCTGTCCGACTTTGTTGTTGCAGTAACCTTGGCAGAAGCGGATATTGCACAAGAAGTTGCCGATAAATGGATCGCGAGCGGTGAAGAGCTAAGAATGTCAGCGGGCTGGAGCTGTTACTGCTGGCTGCTTGGCAGTCGGCCGGACGTTGAATTTTCCGAAAGCAAACTTGCGAGTATGCTTGAGATGTTGGAAAATACGATTCATGATTCTCCAGAACGTACTCAATATTCAATGAACAATTTTTTATATACAGTGGCCGTATCTTATTCACCTCTTCATGATAAGGCAAGTGAGACCGCAAGGACTGTAGGCCCGGTTGAAGTCAATAAGGATAAGGCAAAAAGCAAATTTATTCACGCTTACGAAAATATTCTAAAGGCAGTCGACAAAGGACGGGTTGGTTTTAAACGCAAACATGTAAGATGTTGA
- a CDS encoding cache domain-containing protein — protein sequence MISFLLLAIIPLCTFGFLAYHKSNEAITSKTTTFVNDILRLLGSKIGTEVAKYETFADQIMLNGDIQQALLRYNRLSDLDISSIHKKFEDTVLSDKFWLFATIKTLQILTNNGQVLYDYGYEELTTEDKQRIFAQAKQNKSADIWTTAHTAAGDNILSLARRIPLSYGSGETVGFVIMGIDENLFSQILFGSINMGQGSEQIIMNDSGEILTSNNHLFQSDKDLESNRTLNDLINSRKETGTVMLTTEPYFFVNTYNEVLHWNVIGLILQAYLNMGSITIRNEMFLIAVICVVISSLFATFNILVGDIYLIACKIDIHVKESQSS from the coding sequence ATGATTTCATTTCTGCTACTTGCTATTATTCCACTGTGTACCTTCGGCTTCCTAGCTTACCATAAATCGAATGAAGCGATTACCTCTAAAACAACTACATTTGTAAATGATATATTACGCTTGCTAGGAAGCAAGATAGGAACAGAAGTGGCCAAATATGAGACTTTCGCCGATCAAATCATGTTGAATGGAGATATCCAGCAAGCACTGCTCCGCTACAATAGATTGAGTGATCTTGATATTAGTAGTATACACAAGAAGTTTGAAGATACTGTGTTAAGCGATAAATTCTGGTTGTTTGCTACGATCAAAACATTACAGATTCTCACTAATAATGGACAAGTTCTCTACGATTATGGGTATGAAGAACTTACTACAGAGGATAAACAACGAATATTTGCTCAAGCCAAACAGAACAAAAGTGCGGATATTTGGACTACAGCCCATACGGCAGCCGGTGATAATATCCTTTCATTGGCTAGAAGGATTCCACTTTCATACGGTTCGGGTGAAACCGTGGGGTTTGTGATTATGGGTATTGATGAGAATCTATTCTCACAGATTTTATTTGGAAGCATTAATATGGGACAGGGTAGTGAACAAATCATCATGAACGATTCAGGAGAAATATTGACGAGTAACAATCACTTGTTTCAATCAGATAAAGATTTGGAATCTAATCGTACATTAAATGACTTAATAAACTCCCGTAAGGAGACGGGGACAGTAATGCTTACAACGGAGCCCTACTTTTTCGTGAATACATATAATGAGGTACTTCATTGGAATGTAATTGGTTTAATTCTGCAAGCCTACTTGAACATGGGATCTATAACGATAAGAAATGAAATGTTCTTAATTGCAGTTATATGTGTAGTTATTTCCTCATTATTTGCAACATTCAACATACTGGTGGGAGATATTTACCTTATCGCTTGCAAGATCGATATACACGTGAAAGAAAGCCAATCGTCATGA
- a CDS encoding DinB family protein — protein sequence MFHAYDVLANQLLANANDPSWYVPFAVAVKDLSEEEAFWKVTEESNSIAEIVQHLLYWNETWQTRYKEESVHAVPPVDSNNNTFVVAEGVTFEELQKQLLEVLLRWQELITKEQLEADVQGFQGSQWWEVLGNVTTHNAYHVGQIVFIRKIQKSWDRTVE from the coding sequence ATGTTTCATGCTTATGATGTTCTGGCTAACCAGTTGCTAGCTAATGCGAATGATCCAAGTTGGTATGTGCCCTTTGCGGTAGCCGTAAAAGACTTAAGTGAAGAGGAAGCTTTTTGGAAGGTAACGGAAGAAAGCAATAGTATTGCTGAGATTGTGCAGCATCTGCTCTACTGGAATGAAACTTGGCAAACAAGGTATAAAGAAGAGAGTGTCCATGCGGTTCCTCCAGTGGATAGTAATAATAATACCTTTGTCGTTGCAGAAGGTGTAACGTTCGAAGAACTTCAAAAACAACTTTTAGAAGTTCTTTTACGTTGGCAGGAACTGATTACGAAAGAACAATTGGAAGCTGATGTTCAAGGATTCCAAGGCAGTCAGTGGTGGGAAGTATTGGGCAATGTAACGACACATAATGCTTATCACGTGGGGCAAATTGTTTTTATTCGGAAGATACAAAAGAGTTGGGATCGCACTGTGGAGTGA
- a CDS encoding DUF5107 domain-containing protein: MKSIVLENDVLKAVFLPEYGGRLYSLKDKRTNKDILYTNPVFQPANLAILNAWFSGGIEWNVGQVGHTFTTASPVHAAKLMDDKGNEFLRIYEDHSITSTTYFKKK, from the coding sequence ATGAAGTCGATTGTATTGGAAAATGACGTATTGAAAGCAGTCTTTTTACCTGAATATGGGGGTAGACTCTATTCGCTTAAAGATAAACGTACGAATAAAGATATTCTGTATACAAACCCAGTCTTTCAACCGGCTAATTTAGCTATTCTTAACGCTTGGTTCTCTGGAGGGATCGAATGGAATGTGGGTCAGGTAGGTCATACCTTTACGACTGCATCACCTGTGCATGCTGCCAAGTTGATGGATGATAAGGGCAACGAATTTCTTAGAATATACGAGGATCATTCGATTACAAGCACTACATACTTCAAAAAGAAATAA